One part of the Pieris napi chromosome 4, ilPieNapi1.2, whole genome shotgun sequence genome encodes these proteins:
- the LOC125048534 gene encoding uncharacterized protein LOC125048534 isoform X3, with protein sequence MKCAALFALLAFASAGDPTAVDSIRYKFLILESQLWKNVTDPEWTQGGVAGDIELTKAFVSFDEDIASVPRTPRPPLDSWLWIKTVERLQIIDGFYKSFLDFVHRQVKPGMVAAPSREWLDLAESVLMDPSASVSQAVRKLHDLLEHGDMFRSVLQERHPEVCELQLSPHQLIYDMYNTIALTEIKGYAMMQFSWMLLRIYGKGNFTQEASLTRQRYTERTARTATAAKAALAMAQRDLYRCDPPQHVKGETYEEVTRLLQGYIENEVDMNPDMTCKENCAYYTLSKNYGCFKDMYCASQPTCKGRIINCQYVDSDMWVCPASATSTRRYEWIEFENERKLGRMGYCKRGTTKVDSWWRWLFWHCSYCMCLCDEPGPKSDRHFSLWDATSDVKNNKVVTGLRLVKHGRVFHLQVSEGRLGERGSVTPGGWVPFNKFDVDDPDVRENVDYHTLSYERRAVDLDELDSPYGHIMTGVRFRMIGAHLHFEIRSTPFNYTTGRLAPERSQWISNDNTDGTEHPRSQLRLVNPDIPIYSNSPLPVDSKHDQYIEFTNSDFDADAAQSTVPFIDIQPVQPLKGASLISGAGMIHRGTRGSGGFIAPKLFTYDYSRHVKAELPPDDDGESPDFMPAAAY encoded by the exons ATGAAGTGCGCGGCATTGTTCGCGCTGCTGGCTTTCGCCAGTGCAGGTGATCCCACAGCTGTTGATTCCATacgatataagtttttaattctcGAGTCGCAATTATGGAAGAACGTCACGGACCCTGAGTGGACGCAGGGCGGCGTGGCTGGGGATATTGAACTAACAAAGGCTTTCGTGAGCTTCGATGAGGATATCGCATCCGTGCCTCGGACTCCACGCCCGCCACTCGACTCATGGTTGTGGATCAAGACCGTAGAGAGGCTGCAGATCATCGATGGGTTTTACAAGAGTTTCTTGGACTTTGTCCATCGGCAAGTAAAGCCCGGGATGGTGGCTGCACCGAGCCGTGAGTGGCTGGATCTAGCAGAGAGCGTTCTAATGGATCCTAGTGCCTCAGTGTCGCAGGCCGTACGCAAGTTGCACGATTTGCTAGAACATGGGGACATGTTCCGCTCTGTATTGCAG GAAAGACACCCCGAGGTCTGCGAACTCCAGCTTTCCCCACACCAGTTAATTTATGACATGTACAACACTATAGCGCTTACTGAGATCAAAGGTTACGCTATGATGCAGTTTTCTTGGATGCTTCTAAGGATTTATGGCAAAG GAAACTTTACACAAGAAGCGAGCTTAACAAGACAAAGGTACACGGAGAGGACAGCCCGCACGGCAACTGCAGCAAAAGCTGCGCTCGCTATGGCACAGCGAGATCTTTACCGTTGCGACCCACCACAACACGTCAAAG GAGAAACATACGAGGAAGTTACGCGACTATTACAAGGGTACATAGAAAACGAGGTAGACATGAACCCGGATATGACGTGCAAAGAAAACTGTGCCTATTACACACTGTCTAAAAACTACGGCTGTTTCAAGGACATGTATTGTGCTAGTCAGCCCACCTGCAAGGGACGCATAATAAACTGCCAATACGTCGACTCCGATATGTGGGTCTGTCCGGCG TCTGCAACAAGCACAAGACGTTATGAATGGATTGAATTTGAAAACGAACGCAAACTGGGCCGAATGGGATATTGTAAGAGAGGAACCACAAAG GTGGATTCGTGGTGGCGCTGGCTTTTTTGGCACTGTTCTTACTGCATGTGCCTCTGCGACGAGCCGGGTCCAAAGTCAGACCGCCACTTCAGTCTGTGGGATGCCACCTCCgacgtcaaaaataataa AGTGGTAACGGGCCTTCGGTTGGTAAAGCACGGGCGGGTCTTCCACCTGCAGGTTAGCGAGGGCCGACTGGGAGAGCGTGGGTCGGTTACGCCCGGTGGCTGGGTGCCGTTCAATAAGTTCGATGTCGATGATCCTGACGTCAGGGAGAATGTCGACTACCACACACTCAGCTATGAACGGCGCGCAGTCGATCTGGACGAACTGGATTCACCGTACGGGCACATTATGACTGGTGTCAG ATTCCGTATGATTGGAGCTCACTTGCACTTTGAGATTCGTTCGACGCCATTTAATTACACAACGGGCCGACTGGCACCCGAACGGAGTCAGTGGATCAGCAACGATAACACCGACGGAACTGAACATCCAAG ATCCCAATTGCGCCTGGTAAACCCAGATATCCCAATCTACAGCAACAGTCCATTGCCCGTGGACTCTAAACATGACCAATACATTGAATTCACGAACAGTGATTTCGACGCAGACGCAGCTCAAAGTACGGTTCCATTCATAGACATACAGCCAGTGCAGCCCTTGAAAG GTGCGTCATTAATAAGCGGAGCTGGAATGATCCACCGTGGCACCCGCGGCTCGGGCGGGTTCATCGCACCCAAACTGTTCACGTACGACTACTCTCGGCACGTCAAGGCCGAGCTGCCACCAGACGACGACGGAGAGTCACCCGACTTCATGCCAGCCGCGGCTTACTAG